From Amycolatopsis sp. YIM 10, the proteins below share one genomic window:
- a CDS encoding 3-hydroxyacyl-ACP dehydratase FabZ family protein, with protein MNGGRPALGAEPVLTGAGEGRVSATAVIPRDHPVFTGHFPGFPVFPAVYLIELVHRSARAAHPEVAAYRAIERCRLRSPVLPGDTVDIAVELTPSGVGLRCVGTVRTRRGTAAEIRLLCGEGTAP; from the coding sequence GTGAACGGCGGCCGCCCGGCCCTCGGCGCCGAGCCCGTGCTGACCGGCGCGGGGGAGGGCCGGGTGTCGGCGACCGCGGTGATCCCGCGCGACCACCCGGTGTTCACCGGGCACTTCCCCGGCTTCCCGGTGTTCCCCGCGGTGTACCTGATCGAGCTGGTGCACCGCAGTGCGCGGGCGGCGCACCCGGAAGTGGCGGCGTACCGGGCGATCGAGCGCTGCCGGCTGCGCAGCCCGGTGCTGCCCGGTGACACGGTGGACATCGCGGTGGAACTCACTCCGAGTGGGGTCGGCCTCCGGTGCGTGGGTACCGTGCGCACCCGGCGTGGCACGGCGGCGGAGATCCGGTTGCTCTGCGGCGAGGGGACGGCACCGTGA
- a CDS encoding acyl carrier protein yields MTEQMTALDKEELRMTIADILDVDVAEVADETHFVEELEVDSLMALEISVRLEKKYLVKLAESEVAELTTLNKTFGLLQAKRAAA; encoded by the coding sequence ATGACCGAGCAGATGACCGCACTGGACAAGGAAGAGCTCCGGATGACGATCGCCGACATCCTCGATGTGGACGTCGCCGAAGTCGCCGACGAAACCCACTTCGTCGAGGAACTGGAGGTGGATTCCTTGATGGCGCTCGAAATCAGTGTGCGCTTGGAGAAGAAGTACCTGGTGAAGCTGGCTGAGAGCGAGGTCGCCGAACTCACCACCTTGAACAAGACGTTCGGCCTGCTCCAGGCCAAGCGGGCGGCCGCGTGA
- the fabG gene encoding 3-oxoacyl-ACP reductase FabG produces the protein MSGVAVVSGGSRGIGRCVVRRLADAGYSVAFCFRSDVHAAESVVKDVESRGAEAFACQVDVADLAAVRAFVDEVEESFGEISAVVTAAGVIRDKPLLVLPDEDWQEVLRVNLSGTYHLCRAAVFPMMKRRRGSLVTLSSVAGLAGNAGQTNYSASKAGIIGFTKALAKEIGRYGLRANVVAPGFIDTDMTAGLGEATATKLEAGITLGRFGRPEEVAELVEFLLSGRAGYVTGQVLRIDGGLAL, from the coding sequence ATGAGCGGGGTGGCCGTGGTCAGCGGGGGTTCACGGGGCATCGGGAGGTGTGTGGTCCGGCGGCTCGCCGACGCGGGCTACTCCGTCGCCTTCTGCTTCCGGTCCGATGTGCACGCCGCGGAAAGCGTGGTCAAGGACGTGGAATCGCGCGGTGCCGAGGCCTTCGCGTGCCAGGTCGACGTGGCGGACCTGGCCGCGGTCCGGGCGTTCGTCGACGAGGTGGAGGAGTCGTTCGGGGAGATCTCAGCCGTGGTCACCGCGGCCGGGGTGATCCGGGACAAGCCATTGCTGGTGTTGCCGGACGAGGACTGGCAGGAGGTGCTGCGGGTGAACCTGTCCGGCACGTACCACCTGTGCCGGGCGGCGGTGTTCCCGATGATGAAGCGACGGCGGGGCAGCTTGGTGACGCTCTCCTCGGTGGCGGGTCTGGCGGGCAACGCCGGGCAAACCAACTACTCGGCGTCGAAGGCCGGGATCATCGGTTTCACCAAGGCACTGGCCAAGGAGATCGGCCGCTACGGGCTGCGGGCCAACGTGGTCGCGCCCGGCTTCATCGACACCGACATGACCGCCGGCCTTGGCGAGGCCACCGCGACAAAACTGGAAGCGGGCATCACGCTCGGCCGGTTCGGCCGCCCGGAGGAGGTGGCCGAACTGGTGGAGTTCCTGCTCTCCGGCCGGGCGGGCTATGTCACCGGACAGGTGTTGCGGATCGACGGCGGACTGGCGCTTTGA
- a CDS encoding PD40 domain-containing protein: protein MKRARWRAAVAAAVLVAASACSAEGGGADDDGKAAAAPARPVVTTIDTGVSRLLAVAISPDGRFAYAAAESEIAVVELATARTIDTIPYEAGPKQIRFSRDGSRAYVASGTLAGGLGTIDTASHKVTGIIPVDGGPLYALGLSPDGLRIYGANTGAGAVVAEVNTGAVRGIPLPRGDRGGVAVSPDGRYAYFTTDTSLAPRLPGPRSVAVLDTTSGAISATIPVDAARPAELTISPDGRRLYLAHFPPFQETPNAVSVIDPAATALTGTIPVQGRSTGLTLSPDGRRLHILNESGTLQTADTTSGAVTTTVQVSSPANDLTIDPGSGKAYIVGDTKLHVIDLG from the coding sequence ATGAAACGCGCCAGGTGGAGGGCGGCAGTCGCGGCCGCGGTACTGGTGGCGGCGTCGGCCTGCTCAGCCGAGGGCGGCGGCGCCGACGACGACGGGAAAGCTGCCGCCGCACCGGCTCGGCCCGTGGTCACCACCATCGACACCGGGGTGAGCAGGCTGCTCGCGGTCGCGATCAGCCCCGACGGCCGTTTCGCTTATGCCGCAGCCGAATCGGAGATCGCGGTGGTCGAACTCGCCACGGCCAGGACGATCGACACCATCCCCTACGAGGCCGGCCCCAAGCAGATCCGGTTCAGCCGGGACGGGAGCCGGGCCTACGTCGCCAGCGGCACGCTCGCCGGTGGGCTGGGAACCATCGACACCGCCAGCCACAAGGTGACCGGCATCATCCCCGTCGACGGCGGCCCGCTGTACGCACTGGGCCTGTCCCCGGACGGACTGCGGATCTACGGCGCCAACACCGGTGCCGGCGCGGTGGTGGCCGAGGTGAACACCGGAGCGGTACGCGGCATCCCGCTGCCTCGCGGCGATCGCGGCGGGGTGGCGGTGTCGCCGGACGGCCGATACGCCTACTTCACCACCGACACCTCGCTCGCCCCGAGGCTGCCCGGCCCGCGGTCGGTGGCCGTCCTGGACACCACCAGCGGTGCGATCTCCGCGACCATCCCGGTGGACGCGGCGCGGCCCGCGGAGTTGACGATCTCACCGGACGGCCGCAGGCTCTACCTCGCCCACTTCCCTCCGTTCCAGGAAACCCCCAACGCCGTTTCGGTGATCGATCCCGCGGCCACCGCGCTCACCGGCACCATTCCCGTCCAAGGCCGCAGCACCGGCCTCACCCTCTCCCCCGACGGCCGCCGGCTGCACATCCTCAACGAGTCCGGCACCCTGCAGACCGCCGACACCACCAGCGGTGCGGTGACCACGACGGTCCAGGTGTCCTCCCCCGCCAACGACCTCACGATCGACCCCGGAAGCGGCAAGGCCTACATCGTCGGCGACACCAAGCTGCACGTGATCGACCTGGGTTGA
- a CDS encoding PepSY domain-containing protein, whose amino-acid sequence MDAADSPLYHLCRRALSWLLVCCLPVILLVLLSGSGYLLLPSSPAAAPVVPSPGEARPYTEQLEAVADRYRGGVVLAVVPPAAPDEPTRVRLRTQSRVELAVLVDPSRAEVLGEVDEASGITGGLTGLHQQLSLGRLGTSVAELAMIGSALFSVTGVVLLWRRRGGWRWFGLAGAGLLVALVLGGFGWLPAWDRLFREASGNPPLPGPVPMSNQEVRPGDLDALGRPVRPAADGMPVPRSVGAGGTGLVHDPAVPDPEEGGDGGDPDVAVADLETVIAAAARYGMPAPLEIVLPQTWGGTYLVREGDGAPPHLWQRRTLYLDQYTARAVEPVPGAAQSSHAHRVDESPANGLTDADVLRVAGAAGPLVAMEFVRAGLLFVGVLWFRWSRPSTAGTATSRAPEPAMRARSWTALPLVVLLGVLVPVANLLLLLLFADTLVRGLRGAFRDHTTGKGRL is encoded by the coding sequence GTGGATGCGGCTGACTCGCCGCTCTACCACCTCTGCCGCCGAGCGCTGTCCTGGCTGCTGGTCTGCTGCCTGCCGGTGATCCTGCTTGTTCTGCTGTCCGGCTCGGGGTATCTGCTGCTGCCCAGCTCACCCGCGGCCGCCCCGGTGGTGCCGAGCCCGGGCGAAGCCAGGCCCTACACCGAACAACTGGAGGCGGTGGCCGACCGGTACCGGGGCGGCGTCGTGCTGGCGGTCGTGCCACCGGCGGCGCCGGACGAGCCGACCCGGGTGCGCCTGCGGACCCAGTCCAGAGTGGAACTGGCGGTGCTGGTCGATCCCTCGCGCGCCGAAGTCCTCGGCGAGGTGGACGAGGCATCCGGGATCACGGGCGGTTTGACGGGGCTCCACCAGCAGCTGAGCCTTGGCCGGCTGGGTACCTCGGTGGCGGAGCTCGCGATGATCGGCTCGGCGTTGTTTTCCGTGACCGGGGTCGTGCTGCTGTGGCGCCGTCGCGGCGGGTGGAGGTGGTTCGGCCTGGCCGGTGCCGGCCTGCTGGTCGCGCTGGTGCTCGGCGGATTCGGCTGGCTTCCCGCCTGGGACAGGTTGTTCCGGGAGGCGAGCGGGAATCCGCCGCTGCCGGGGCCCGTCCCGATGTCGAACCAGGAGGTGCGGCCCGGCGACCTGGACGCGCTCGGGCGGCCCGTCCGGCCCGCGGCGGACGGAATGCCGGTGCCGAGATCGGTGGGTGCCGGCGGCACCGGGCTGGTGCACGATCCGGCCGTTCCCGACCCGGAGGAGGGCGGAGACGGAGGAGACCCGGACGTGGCCGTCGCTGATCTGGAAACCGTCATCGCGGCCGCGGCCCGGTACGGGATGCCCGCACCGCTCGAAATCGTGCTGCCGCAGACCTGGGGTGGCACGTACCTGGTGCGCGAGGGGGACGGCGCCCCGCCGCACCTCTGGCAGCGCCGGACCCTCTACCTGGACCAGTACACGGCGCGGGCGGTCGAGCCGGTGCCCGGTGCCGCGCAGTCGTCCCACGCTCACCGGGTCGATGAATCCCCGGCGAACGGCCTGACCGATGCCGACGTGCTCCGGGTCGCCGGCGCCGCGGGGCCGCTGGTCGCCATGGAGTTCGTGCGGGCGGGCCTGCTGTTCGTGGGCGTGCTGTGGTTCCGGTGGTCCCGGCCATCCACCGCCGGGACGGCGACGTCCCGTGCGCCGGAGCCGGCCATGAGGGCGCGGTCCTGGACGGCTTTACCCCTCGTCGTCCTGCTCGGCGTGCTGGTCCCGGTGGCCAACCTCCTGCTGCTACTGCTCTTCGCCGACACCTTGGTGCGCGGGCTGCGCGGGGCTTTCCGGGACCACACCACGGGCAAAGGGCGGCTTTAG
- a CDS encoding 2-hydroxychromene-2-carboxylate isomerase, protein MNRRPRFYFSLRSPYSWLAHRDLLATRPAVLDQLEWIPFWEPDDWSTRLLTEAGAEFPYTVMSRPKQLYVLRDVARLAASRGLRVRWPIDREPRWEVPHLAYLVAARDGLGPAFVATAYRVRWEENGDICDPEVVAAIAGEIGAAADECAAAAESPRWRRAGLEALLAAVDEGVFGVPFFARGYDKYWGVDRLPLFLDAISAAEVVPAGVADSVESDGGHAGGCG, encoded by the coding sequence ATGAATCGTCGGCCGCGGTTCTATTTTTCCCTGCGCAGCCCGTATTCCTGGCTGGCGCACCGCGACCTGCTGGCCACGCGCCCGGCAGTGCTCGATCAGCTCGAGTGGATCCCGTTCTGGGAGCCGGACGACTGGAGCACCAGGCTGCTCACCGAAGCCGGTGCCGAGTTCCCGTACACGGTGATGTCCCGGCCGAAGCAGCTCTACGTGCTGCGTGACGTCGCCAGGCTCGCCGCGTCGCGCGGGTTGCGGGTGCGCTGGCCCATCGACCGGGAGCCGCGGTGGGAGGTGCCGCACCTCGCCTACCTGGTCGCCGCCCGCGACGGCCTCGGCCCGGCTTTTGTCGCGACGGCCTACCGCGTGCGCTGGGAGGAGAACGGGGACATCTGCGACCCCGAGGTGGTCGCCGCGATCGCGGGCGAGATCGGCGCTGCCGCGGACGAATGCGCTGCCGCCGCGGAAAGCCCGCGGTGGCGTCGCGCCGGCCTGGAAGCGCTGCTGGCGGCGGTGGACGAGGGGGTGTTCGGCGTGCCGTTTTTCGCGCGGGGCTACGACAAGTACTGGGGAGTGGACCGGCTCCCGTTGTTCCTCGACGCGATCAGCGCGGCCGAAGTCGTTCCGGCCGGAGTGGCCGATTCGGTGGAAAGCGATGGGGGTCATGCGGGTGGATGCGGCTGA
- a CDS encoding 3-hydroxyacyl-ACP dehydratase FabZ family protein, giving the protein MIGPAEIMAIIPHRAPMLLLDGVAEIEPGVRLTAVGTAGAGRNGPELPAGSAYPRELVVEAWAQAAVLLTAWERPLPEVGAGRVMLGAAIDRVRFEREVYSGELLEHRVRLVKAVDDNAVLDGSCLAGGELVAEFGNFLVALRDTAAVRAECGTGEPA; this is encoded by the coding sequence GTGATCGGGCCAGCCGAGATCATGGCGATCATCCCGCACCGGGCACCGATGCTCCTGCTCGACGGCGTCGCCGAGATCGAGCCCGGCGTCCGGCTGACCGCGGTGGGCACGGCCGGTGCCGGCCGGAACGGACCGGAACTCCCGGCCGGTTCGGCGTATCCCCGCGAACTGGTCGTCGAAGCCTGGGCCCAGGCGGCGGTGTTGCTGACCGCGTGGGAACGGCCCCTGCCCGAGGTGGGGGCCGGCCGGGTGATGCTCGGCGCGGCGATCGACCGGGTCCGGTTCGAGCGGGAGGTGTACTCGGGTGAGCTGCTCGAACACCGGGTGCGCTTGGTGAAAGCGGTGGACGACAACGCGGTACTGGACGGCTCGTGCCTGGCAGGTGGCGAGCTGGTCGCCGAGTTCGGGAACTTCCTGGTGGCACTGCGCGACACCGCGGCGGTGCGCGCCGAATGCGGAACGGGGGAGCCGGCATGA
- a CDS encoding NPCBM/NEW2 domain-containing protein — MSSVPSRSRHGRRFPALLAAICLAAGVPVLASVPAHAAPDVALTPPMGFNNKFVTGCGSGLNEETILGIADTMVGTGLRDAGYQFVNIDDCWALPQRNADGELVPDPVRFPRGVKALADDLHARGLKFGLYGGAGTKTCATPGIPGSHGHEEQDAKLFAAWGVDYLKYDNCNNQGLDAKQRYSAMADALRATGRPIVFAICEWGITKPWNWATGIGHSWRTMIDMNDSWSRLLTVLKQNMGLAGHAGPGGWNDPDLLMAGNGGMSATEYRSQFTLWATMAAPLLISTDLRKAGSQTLDLLRNPDVIAVNQDPLGIQGAPIRSQDGTHVFVKPLANGDRAVVLFNETDTARRISTSATEAGLPQATGYRLRDVWTHQDAHTAGTISATVPPHATRMYRVGADRHWYKYQPATDAATDPDSAYPGALPVLAPGTTTTITTTLTNSGTLPAGAVKANLGTPDQWPVRAASTATTPVLAGGKQFGTQWEVSVPAGTAPGTYALTGNYTYSVPHKPKPVTISHTLEVTIAATPAEGTSFLSDANWVRASNGWGPVEKDRANGEQFAGDGEPITLGGIAYAKGLGTHAPASIEYFTGGNCTSISALAGLHDGKPGTVAFRLWTDGTLAYDSGVRTAADPPLPIAADVTSAHFVRLEVTDGGDGTSDDHADWANPTITCE; from the coding sequence ATGTCGTCTGTTCCGTCCCGTTCACGGCACGGCCGCCGGTTTCCGGCCCTGCTCGCCGCGATCTGCCTGGCCGCGGGTGTGCCCGTGCTCGCTTCCGTTCCGGCGCACGCGGCACCCGACGTGGCGCTGACCCCGCCGATGGGCTTCAACAACAAGTTCGTCACCGGCTGCGGGTCCGGCCTGAACGAGGAAACGATCCTCGGCATCGCCGACACGATGGTCGGCACCGGCCTGCGGGACGCCGGGTACCAGTTCGTCAACATCGACGACTGCTGGGCACTGCCGCAGCGCAACGCCGACGGGGAACTGGTCCCGGATCCGGTGCGCTTTCCCCGTGGGGTCAAGGCACTCGCCGACGACCTGCACGCCCGCGGCCTGAAATTCGGGCTGTACGGCGGTGCCGGTACCAAAACCTGCGCCACACCGGGAATTCCCGGCAGTCACGGGCACGAGGAGCAGGACGCGAAACTGTTCGCCGCCTGGGGAGTCGACTACCTCAAGTACGACAACTGCAACAACCAGGGCCTCGACGCGAAGCAGCGCTACTCCGCCATGGCCGACGCACTGCGGGCCACCGGGCGGCCCATCGTGTTCGCGATCTGCGAGTGGGGCATCACCAAGCCGTGGAACTGGGCCACCGGCATCGGCCACTCGTGGCGCACGATGATCGACATGAACGACTCGTGGAGCCGGCTGCTGACCGTGCTCAAGCAGAACATGGGGCTGGCGGGGCACGCCGGGCCCGGTGGCTGGAACGACCCGGACCTGCTGATGGCGGGCAACGGCGGCATGTCCGCGACCGAGTACCGCTCCCAGTTCACCCTGTGGGCGACCATGGCGGCGCCACTGCTGATCAGCACGGACCTGCGCAAAGCCGGCTCGCAGACCCTCGATCTGCTGCGCAACCCGGACGTCATCGCGGTGAACCAGGACCCGCTCGGGATCCAGGGCGCGCCGATCCGGTCACAGGACGGCACGCACGTGTTCGTCAAACCGCTGGCGAACGGGGACCGGGCGGTGGTGCTGTTCAACGAAACCGACACCGCCCGCCGGATCAGCACCTCCGCCACCGAAGCCGGATTGCCGCAGGCCACCGGCTACCGGCTGCGGGACGTGTGGACCCACCAGGACGCGCACACCGCCGGCACGATCAGCGCGACCGTCCCGCCACACGCGACGAGGATGTACCGCGTCGGCGCCGACCGGCACTGGTACAAGTACCAGCCGGCGACCGATGCCGCCACCGATCCGGACTCGGCCTACCCGGGAGCGCTACCGGTACTCGCCCCCGGCACCACCACCACGATCACCACCACGCTGACGAACTCGGGAACCCTGCCGGCCGGCGCGGTCAAGGCGAACCTCGGCACCCCGGACCAGTGGCCGGTCCGGGCCGCGTCCACGGCGACCACACCCGTGCTCGCCGGCGGGAAGCAGTTCGGCACCCAGTGGGAGGTCTCGGTACCGGCGGGCACCGCACCGGGAACGTACGCGCTGACGGGGAACTACACCTACTCCGTTCCCCACAAGCCGAAACCCGTCACCATCTCACACACCCTCGAAGTGACCATCGCGGCAACCCCGGCGGAGGGCACCAGTTTCCTCAGCGACGCGAACTGGGTGCGGGCGTCCAACGGCTGGGGCCCGGTGGAGAAGGATCGCGCCAACGGCGAGCAGTTCGCCGGTGACGGCGAGCCGATCACGCTCGGCGGAATCGCCTACGCGAAGGGACTCGGCACACACGCCCCCGCCTCGATCGAGTACTTCACCGGCGGGAACTGCACATCGATCAGCGCACTGGCCGGCCTGCACGACGGCAAGCCCGGCACCGTGGCCTTCCGGCTCTGGACCGACGGCACCCTGGCCTACGACAGCGGCGTACGCACCGCGGCCGACCCGCCACTGCCGATCGCCGCCGACGTGACCAGCGCGCACTTCGTCCGCCTCGAAGTCACCGACGGCGGCGACGGCACCAGCGACGACCACGCCGACTGGGCGAACCCCACCATCACCTGCGAGTGA
- a CDS encoding biotin/lipoyl-containing protein — MSGTGMEPASLATHNGRSAEPAPGTPALETVIDAVAAVVRAMDDSRATRVRVRVGETQIEVESAERERAPGAPAVADTEDGGGGQVAISAPVVGVFYRGPGPGEPPFIEIGSTVSAGQQLGIVEAMKLMNPVVTDCAGVVRAIQAEDGEIVEYAQPLVLVEPS; from the coding sequence ATGTCCGGGACAGGGATGGAGCCGGCGAGCCTGGCCACGCACAACGGACGGTCCGCCGAACCGGCACCGGGCACGCCCGCGCTCGAGACGGTGATCGACGCGGTGGCAGCGGTGGTGCGGGCAATGGACGACTCCCGCGCGACCCGGGTGCGCGTCCGCGTCGGCGAGACCCAGATCGAGGTCGAGTCCGCGGAACGGGAGCGGGCACCGGGCGCACCGGCCGTGGCCGATACCGAGGACGGTGGTGGCGGGCAGGTGGCGATCAGCGCTCCGGTCGTCGGCGTGTTCTACCGCGGCCCGGGACCGGGGGAGCCGCCCTTCATCGAGATCGGCTCCACGGTCTCGGCGGGCCAGCAACTCGGGATCGTGGAGGCGATGAAGCTGATGAACCCGGTGGTGACCGACTGCGCCGGGGTGGTGCGGGCGATTCAGGCCGAGGACGGCGAGATCGTCGAGTACGCCCAGCCGCTGGTGCTCGTCGAGCCGAGCTGA
- a CDS encoding acetyl/propionyl/methylcrotonyl-CoA carboxylase subunit alpha: MLKTILVANRGEIAVRVVRACRDLGVRSVVAYSAADRDSLAVELADDAVCLGPAPAGQSYQDISAILYACARTGADGVHPGYGFLSEDPAFAATCEEVGLTFVGPSSGHIGAMGDKSLARTTAARAGVPVLPGSAAPVRGLAEATEVAARIGYPVALKAVAGAGGKGIAVVGTPGELAAAFDETTRAAGAVLADPRVYVERFLPRARHIEVQVLGDRHGTVVDLGERDCSVQRRHQKLVEECPAPALDTALRERLRTAAKACAREIGYHSAGTVEFLVGADGSAYFIEMNTRLQVEHPVTEQSTGVDLVEWMIRIASGEPLGPRQEDIRLRAHCVEARVTAEDHTSGWRSSAGRVTGLRLPAGPGIRVDTHLFDGYFVPPHYDSLLAKVIATGETREQALRRLGRALHEFRCDGVRTNVDFHRALLRTTEFQAGTHRLDIADEVLAVAGTSGEDGNR, translated from the coding sequence GTGCTGAAGACCATCCTGGTGGCGAACCGCGGTGAGATCGCGGTGCGCGTCGTCCGCGCGTGCCGCGACCTCGGCGTGCGCAGCGTCGTGGCCTACTCGGCGGCCGACCGGGACAGCCTCGCGGTGGAACTGGCTGACGACGCGGTGTGCCTCGGCCCAGCTCCCGCGGGGCAGAGCTATCAGGACATCTCGGCGATCCTCTACGCCTGCGCGCGCACCGGCGCCGACGGGGTGCACCCCGGTTACGGCTTCCTGTCCGAGGATCCGGCGTTCGCGGCGACCTGTGAGGAGGTGGGCCTGACCTTCGTCGGCCCGTCGAGCGGCCACATCGGGGCGATGGGGGACAAGTCCCTCGCCCGCACCACCGCGGCGAGGGCCGGTGTGCCGGTGCTGCCGGGTTCGGCGGCGCCGGTGCGCGGTCTCGCGGAGGCCACGGAGGTCGCGGCCCGGATCGGCTACCCGGTGGCGCTCAAGGCGGTGGCGGGGGCCGGGGGCAAGGGCATCGCGGTGGTCGGCACGCCGGGCGAACTGGCCGCCGCCTTCGACGAAACCACCCGCGCGGCGGGTGCCGTGCTCGCCGACCCCCGGGTCTACGTCGAACGCTTCCTCCCGCGGGCGCGGCACATCGAGGTGCAGGTGCTGGGTGATCGGCACGGCACCGTCGTCGATCTCGGGGAGCGCGACTGCTCGGTGCAGCGCAGGCACCAGAAACTGGTGGAGGAGTGCCCGGCTCCGGCGCTGGACACCGCCCTGCGGGAGCGGCTGCGCACGGCGGCGAAGGCCTGCGCGCGGGAGATCGGCTACCACAGCGCGGGCACCGTGGAGTTCCTGGTCGGCGCCGACGGTTCGGCGTACTTCATCGAGATGAACACACGGCTCCAGGTCGAGCACCCGGTCACCGAGCAGAGCACCGGCGTCGACCTTGTCGAGTGGATGATCCGCATCGCGTCGGGAGAACCGCTCGGCCCGCGCCAGGAAGACATCCGGCTGCGGGCGCACTGCGTGGAGGCCAGGGTCACCGCCGAGGACCACACCAGCGGCTGGCGGAGTTCGGCGGGCCGGGTGACCGGGTTGCGGCTTCCGGCCGGGCCGGGCATCCGGGTGGACACCCATTTGTTCGACGGCTACTTCGTGCCACCCCACTACGACTCGCTGCTGGCCAAGGTGATCGCCACCGGCGAAACCCGCGAGCAGGCGCTGCGCCGGCTCGGCCGCGCACTGCACGAGTTCCGCTGCGACGGGGTCCGGACCAATGTGGACTTCCACCGGGCGCTGCTCCGCACCACCGAATTTCAGGCCGGTACCCACCGGCTGGACATCGCGGACGAGGTACTCGCCGTGGCGGGGACCTCCGGAGAGGACGGGAACCGATGA